The Thermococcus eurythermalis genomic sequence CCCATACCCAGTGCTCCCCAAGGAAAACCGTCGAGGGTGGGACGAGCGCAAGAAAGATTGCCAGGGGTATTGCGTCCTTTCTTTTTGTCTCCAGAACCGAAAACAGGCCTATGAACGCCAGTGTGCAGTGGGGCGACGGGAAGACGAACTCCGGTCTTGCCGTCCAGTCGTTGGGCGCGTAGCGTTCCGGGAGGACGTAGACGACATGGGGGGCGTGGACGTGGAATATCAGGAAGGATATTGCCAGTATCCCGAAGCCGAGTGCGAACCTGGTGGCGAGCCGTCTGGCTTTCTCCTGCTGGGTGAGGACAAAATAGAGCGCCGGCAACCAGAAGCTGCCTGCAAAGCCCGCCCTGTAAATCGCCCTCATGAAGGCGTGGAATGCCCTGTGTGAGACCGTCCAGCTGACGAGGGAGTACTCGAAGTGGTATGACGTCAGCGGGAGCTTGAGGAAGTGCGGGAGTATATCAACGCTCCAGCGACCTATGTACGGGTAAACCAGGGCGTAGGCGTACCAGGAGATATAAACGATAATGAACGGGACGAGGCGTCTGAGTTTTTCTCTGACCATCATATCCAGTTAATCCGCAACCCTTAAAAACTAACCCTCGAAACTCGACCGACTGGGCGGGTTCGCCCGCGGGATGTTCCGCTCTGCGGAGAACCACAAACAGGGAAGAGGTGAAAGAGATGGGAATGTACAAGTACATTAGGGAAGCCTGGAAGAGCCCCAAGAAGAGCTACGTGGGAGAGCTCCTCAAGAAGAGGATGGTTAAGTGGAGGAGAGAGCCCGTTGTCGTTCGCGTTGAGAGGCCGACGAGGCTTGACCGCGCCCGTTCGCTCGGCTACCAGGCCAAGCAGGGCTACGTCATCGTTCGCGTTAGGGTTAGAAGAGGAGGAAGGAAGAGGCCCCGCTGGAAGGGCGGAAGGAAGCCGAGCAAGATGGGTATGGTCAAGTACTCGCCGAAGAAGAGCCTCCAGTGGATAGCCGAGGAGAAGGCCGCGAGAAAGTTCCCGAACCTCGAGGTTCTCAACTCCTACTGGGTTGGCGAGGACGGAATGTACAAGTGGTTTGAGGTCATAATGGTCGACCCGCACCACCCGGTCATAAAGAGCGACCCGAAGATAGCCTGGATTGCCCTCAAGCCCCACAAGGGTAGGGTCTTCCGCGGACTCACCAGCGCCGGCAGGAAGAGCCGCGGCCTGAGGAACAAGGGTAAGGGTGCCGAAAAGGTCAGGCCCAGCGTGAGGGCCAACAAGGGTAAGGGCAAGTGATGTTGTTATTCTTTTTTTGAGTTTTTTGAAATTATTTCAACATGTACACCTTTTTCTAGCCGAATTACCAAGGTGTTGATGGTTGTATAATATAGAATTTTCTTCGAGCGTGTGCAATATTTTTTGCTCAAAACCCCTGTTTCAACCATTTTTTCGAGTTCTCTGTATATGCTTTCCCTGCGAAGAGGTTTATAGCGCTGTGAGTACTCTCTAAATACTTCTGCGGCGGAGAGCTCACCTTTCTCGGATATTATTTCCAAAAGCTCTATCCGCGTTTCAGAGGACAATGATTTTAGTAATCTAGCTATAGTTTTTGCATCATTCATACTACATCAATGTTCTTTCTTATTGTGACCTTTTTGTAATTTTGTTGTTTTTCTTGTTAACATGTTTCGTGCATTGTCAAAAAAATCTCATATAATCCCTTTCGCACATAGTAATATATGACGACTCGAAAAAACAATGCTCCCAAATTTAGAAATTCTGGATTTGCAATACGTTGGCACCAGGGTAGATGGGCAGAAGAAAAAGTCTACGAGTCAATAAACAGTACTGGTACCCTTGTGGCACTGTACTATGGCCGTTCGGGGGTAGGCCCTTCAGATAAGTCGAAAGTGTCTGAGTATTGGCAGGAGTATAAGTCTATAGAAAAATATGGAAAACGTCCCGACATCCTCGTATTCAAACGAGAAGTATATGAGGATCTAAAAAATGAGCTCCCCGAGGATCTAACTGTTGTTCCTGAAGATGACATTGAAGATATTGTTAAAAAGAGTCTTGGTGGGATAGAGGTCGAAATGAGCATGTGGATATCTTCTAAAATGCCGGACTATGGAAAACCAATCACAAAAAAGAACATGACACTGCCAACAATTTGGATTAAGGTAGAAGATTTACCCGGATTAGTACAATGGAAAGAACACTACAACAAGCCCATTTATTCGGTTCAGGTCTTCTTGGATCAGGCATTCATGGTGTCTTTTGATTGGGTATTGGATACACTAAATAACTATGGAGTCCCTATCCTTAACGACACAAAACTCAGGGAACTATTCCAGCGAGAGAAAGGCAAACGGAATGGAGTACTGTCACAGTTATGGAAAAACAAGGGGATACTCTTAACTGTTCAGAAGTATGGTGATAGACCTGCAGACTCTTCGGAATCTCTTAAAGCCGTTTTGAGGGTTGCATATAGCTCGGGGGTTAAATTTGGTGTTTTCACGAAGAAACCTCAATTTAAGGCTGGTATCATTGAACAGTCGAATGGTCAGATTATACCCTTTGTAAAGCCTGTAGGGGGTATTTTAAAAATGACAGAAGAAGCAGAAAAAGTGTTCTTAGGGTGTGGTTAGATTGACAAGAACTACATTTCTTTGTTATTCAACTTTTTGTGTTTTTCAAAAATTTCAAATAATGTTTTTTGATTAGATTTTTGTTTAGAGGAGATACTATTGTCCAAAATTTCTGGGGGCAGTAATATCTTATCTAATTCACGAGGCTCAAGTTTTATCGTATTCTCTCCATAATTTTTACTAGTAGCTCTGAGTTGCTCTTGAACTTCTTCTCCATTTAAGAATTTGACAATATTAACTAACGTCTCGCGAGACAATTTAATCTTGGGATATAGGCATAGGAACGAATTAAGGGGCACGACTTTGGCATCATTCAATACAAACTTTGGCCTGCCTCTGGAGAGGTACGATACGAAAATCGCGGGGGGATCCCTTTTTTCGAGTTTATACCAAGGATTCCTAGTTTTTACTAGGCTTCTTTGAGGAATCCCTTCCTCTTCGCCTCGTTTGATGTATTTTCTAACGTTTATGTCGTGTTCCCCTTTTGTTAAGTCAATTAAATATACTTTTTTCCCCTTGTTTTTTAGATTTTCCCAATCTTCTTTTGTGAATATCATACCCTTAACGTCTCTTGATCGCGAGATTGCAGGGATTGCTATATCACGTGGGAGACCAAATTTTCTCAGTTCTTCCTCAGACAACAAAAAGTAAGAATTTGCTCCTGTAGCCACTCCGCGCATTATTTTAAATACTTCTTTAAGCGGAATACCCTCAAAAGAAAGGTTGGCTTCATATACGAGCATAGTCCAGTATGCATCGTTGGATAATTTTTTTACGTCAATGTTCTTTTTTAGTTGTATCTCTATTTTATTATTGATCTTGCACAAATTCATTGATATCTTATCTGGCTTATTTAAAGAATCAAAATACGAAATAACTGCTCCCACGTCGGCATCGGGAAATACATTCTGGTTATCAAATATGTCGAGTCTCTTTGGATACATTTCTGATGTTATAATGAACTTTTTGACTCTTCTCGCAGAAATTGAGTCATATATAAGACGAGGAGTAATTATAGTAGCATACTTCCACAGTCTTTGATGTCCAAGTATGTTAAGAACAAAATACACAAACAAGCTAGATTTTTTGGGGGGTGTAATTCTGATTTTGTTTTTAATGTTTTCCAAATATACCTCTTTCAGATCCCCTAGGGCATGATGTCTGGTATAGGGGGGATTAGAGATCCATAAATCTGCAGAAGGGAGATCTTTTTTTAGCAGGAAATCTCCAAGAATTAACTTATATTTTCTGAATGGATATTTAGTTAGTTGGTATCGCAAAATATCTAGTAAAATTGGTGATTTTTCAATACCATAGTAGTGTTTAATGCCTAATGTATATCCCTTCTTCAAAAATGCACCTCCTCCAGAACCGACATCAAAAATCGAGGTTATTTTCTCAGAAGACTCGGCTATAGTTTGAGCTATCATCCATTCCGCAATCCTATCCGGGGTCCAGAACTGTCCCCATGCTCGCCTTGACGTCACGTTTAGAATGTTTATGTACAAATCTGCAGGATCGACATTATGTATCCGTGCTTTTATCTGTTCTACACTCGTTCTGTCAACTATTGCTGGGAGTTTTTTCCTAATTTCTAGTAGCTCTAAAATATATGGGCGTTCTTGTTCATGAAATGATTGAAGATCGACTTCAAAATCTCTTATTCCATAGTTATCTGCAATTTCTTTAGACACTAACCACAAAGATAATAGTTTAGGATTGCTCTTTACTGCTCTGTACGCTTCAGGTACTTTTGATGTGGTCATTGTACCTCACAGCGAGGAATGCATTATGGCATTTAAATGTTGTTGTTTTATTTGTACTATCTTCTTCTGAAGCCGTTCTTGGTGTTCTTCTGAAAGTTTTGATGTCTCTCGATAGGTATGTATTTAGGCTGACCGTCCGTGCCCCCGGAGTGCCACTCACCTTTTTAAATCCCTCCTCCAAAGGAGTTCTGGTGGGAGAAGATGACGCTCAGGGCACACCACGTCAGGATTACCACGTTCATCCAGGCAACTGAAGATGAGGACAAGGTTCTTGAGGCGATAGGGACGTTCATTCCCGAGGAAATCGACGACGAGGACATTCACTTCGACATCCTTGAGACGGAGGGCTTTTTCGGGAACCCGATTAAGGTCGTTAACGTCGAGATAAAGAGGAGCAAAGCTGTGAGGGCTTTCCTCAGGCACTTCAAGGAGCTCCTTGACGAGGAAGCAAAGCGCTACATCCTTGAGAACCTTGAGGAGAAGGTTGACGAAGAGGGGACGCTCTACGTCCGCTTCAACAAGCAGAAGGCGTACCTCGGCGAGCCCGAGATAGACGAGGGCGGCGACACGATTCAGGTCAAGATAAAGGTCAAGGCCTTTCCGATGAGGAAAGAGGCCGTCGTTAAGTCAGTCATGGAGTGGCTGGAGGACGGGGAATGAGCGAGGAAGTCTCGTTTTCAAGGGACTACTTCATCGAGATGGACGTGAGAAGCGAGGAAGCCTACGAGCTGGCCAGCGAGTGGTTTGACGAGGTGGTCTTCACCAAAAAGCTCGTCCTCGACCGCGAGCCCGACTGGGACTCGCTCAAGGAGGAGCTCCGGGAGCTGAGGAAGGCCTACGGGAAGGTGGCCGTCCTGTTGGTCACCAAAAAGCCGAGCCTCGTGCGCGAGTTCAAGAGCAGAAACCTGAAGGCCCTGCTCTACGTTCAGGGCGGGGACATGAGGGTCAACAGGATGGCAATAGAGGCCAAGGCAGATGCCCTTATAAGCCCCTGGCTCGGCAGGAGGGACTACGGCTTCGACCACACTTTAGCGGGAATGGCCGGGAGAAGGGGCGTTGCCATAGGGTTTTCGCTCTCCCCGCTTTTGCGGGCTGGCCCGTATGAGCGGGCGCTGATGCTTCGCTTCATGGCAAAGGCCTGGGAGCTCGTCAGGAAGTACCGCGTGCCCCGGTTCATCACCAGCTCGGCGGAGAGCAAATGGGAAGTCCGCGGGCCGAGGGACTTGATGAGCCTTGGAATAAACATAGGAATGGAAATTCCGGAGGCCAGGGCGAGCCTGAACTTCCATCCGAGGAAGATTTTATCCGGGGTCTGAGCCGGGGCGGATTCTGCTTCTCATGCCTTCATCACCAAATTGCAATTTTGGCAGAAATTATTTCTAATTTTGGCATTTGTGTGTTAAAATCCAGTGGGAAAAGAAAGCTTGACTTGTCTTTTCTGTGACTTTTCAAAGTTGTATAACTCTCAAGAATATTTAGTGTCTAAGAATATGTCGAAAAATATATAAATTGGGCCCCTTATTCTGTGTCGGTGATTGCATGAGACCCCTCCACGAGCCGGTCTACGTTACGGCGGTGTTCAGGCAGGCAGGTGAAACGGAGCTCTCAGACAGGGGCTTTGACCTGAAGTACAGCAGGGAAGAGAACCCCACCGTCAGGGTTCTCGAAAAGAGCGTCTCCCTGCTTGAGGGCGGGCGCGATGCCCTGGCTTTCAACAGCGGAATGGGGGCAATAAGCTGCCTCTACCTGTCCCAGCTTTCAGCGGGAAGCGAGGTCGTCGTCCCGATGGAGGCCTACGGCACGACGGTTCAGCTTGCGGAGGAGCTCGGCAAGTTCGGGGTTCGGGTCAAACTTGCCTATCCGAGTGCAGAGGCCATAGCCGAGGCGATTGGGGAGAACACGTCCCTCGTGCTCCTTGAAACGGTGACAAACCCTACGCTGAAGGTGATAGACGTCCCCGAAGTCATAAAGAGGGCGCGGGAAGTTGGGGCGAAGGTCGTCGTTGACAACACATTCTCGCCTACAGTCTTCCACCCGCTCAAGGCAGGCGCCGACGGGGTCGTCCACAGCCTCACGAAGTACATCGCCGGCCACAACGACGTCCTTGGAGGGGCGATAGTCCTCGGGAGCCTTGACGTCTCCGGACTCTGGCACTGGCGCAGGAGGCTGGGCTCAATAATCCAGCCATTGGATGCGTGGCTCGTCGTGAGGGGTATGAAGACCCTTGAAGTCCGCTTTGAGAGGCTGAGCAGAAACGCACTTGCAGTGGCCGAGTTCCTGAGCGAGCACCCCAGGGTGCGGGAGGTGCACTATCCCGGCCTTAAAGAAGACCCCCACCACGAAACCGCGCGGAGGCTCTTTGAGAGGCCCCTCTACGGTGGTGTGGTCTCTTTCAAGCACGCGGGCGGAAAGGGGGGTGCGGTGGGCTTTCTCCGCTCCCTGAGAAAGATATTCCCGTCCCCCTCACTTGGGGGCGTTGAAAGCATTGCTTCCTACCCCGTCATGAGCGCGGCCAAAACAATGCCCCCGGAGCGGAGGGAGCTTCTCGGAATCACAGACGACCTTGTGCGTCTATCAATCGGCATTGAAGATGTCGACGAGCTGATAGAAGACATTGACAGAGCGTTGGGGAGGTGATGGAGCTCAGGGTGTACACTTGTCCAAAGAAGCTCCTCAACGGCCCCTGCGGGGGAGTTGTTGAGGGGAGGTGCGAAGCAACCGGGGAACCCTGCCCTTGGAAGGGCGTAATCGAGCGCCTATCCCCGCTTGAGCAGGAGATGCTCTTTGACGAGCACCCCCTCCTGGCCCAGCTGGAGAGGCTGGTTGACTCCGACCCAGGGCCCGCGGACTCGTCCCTCTGGGAGAAGGTCACCCGCGGCAAGGTGCTCACGGTGGAGTTCCCGGTCAGGGCAGTACGCTCGGAGGGGGACATACGCAGGCTCGCCGCCGCGGTGGAGGCCGACCTCTTTACCGTGCCCGACAACCCGCTCGGCTACCCGCACTTCGACCCGGTGGCCTTCGGCACCCGCCTGAAGGACGTTGCCCCCTGCCTCGGCGTGATGCCTCACATAACAGCCAAGGACAGGAACCTGTCGGCGCTGGCGTCGGAGCTCAGGACCGCTCATGTCTTCGGCTTCGAGGCGGTTCTGCTCACGACGGGCGACTGGCCAGGCCTTTCAATGCCCAGCAGGCCGGTCTTTGACCTGGACTCGGCCAACCTGATCAGGCTTGCAAGGATAGTCTTTGCCGGTGTGCTTCCCCCAGGGGAGCGCGTTCCGGTGGGGGGCCGTCCGATAGTCGCGGGGGCGATGAACCCGCACTACCGGCCGAGGGTCGAGGCGAGGAGGCTCCTCAGGAAGCTAATCGCGGGTGTGGAGGTCTTTTTCACCCAGGTGGTCGCGAGGAAGGAAAGCGTCTGGGCGGTCTCAGAGGTGCTTGAAGAAGTCAGAAGGGTCTACGAATCTGACGTTCCGGTCGTCGTCTCCCTAGTCTACCCCCTGCGGCAGGATATGAAGCCCTTCCTCGAAAGAATGGGCATTCCAACGGGAGACGACACGTTTGAGGGGCTCCTTGAGGAGGTCAAGGCGCTCGACGTGAAAGGGGGAATCAACCTGATTGTGGTTTCGAGGACCGCCGATGAGTGGGTCGAGCTCTGGGGCGAGGCAAGAGAACTGGTTAAGGAGGTGTTGGAATGATAGTCCCCGCTCTGATTGGTAGCCTTCCGAGGCCTGTTTCACTGGCAAAGAAGATAGAGCAGTACTCAATAGGCAGGCTTAGCGAGGAGAAGCTTGAGGAGGCCTACGTGGAGCACACAAGGCGTGCGTTTGTAAAGCTGAAGGATGCAGGCATAAAGGTAATCACCGACGGCCTCTACCGCTGGGACGACATATTCAACCCGCTGATAGGGTTCATAGACGGCGTTGAGGTCAACGGGCTCTTCAAGTTCTACGAGAACAACTTCTTCTACCGCTCCCCGGTGGTTAGGGGCGAGCTCTCGCTGAGGGAGAACCCGATTCCTGAGTGGCTCAACACGGCGCTTGGAATAAAAGAGGAGGTCTACCCTGAGGCCACCCTCAAGGCGGTTTTGCCCGGCCCAGTGACCCTGGCGTACCACTCCATAAACGAGGCCTACAAGAGCCTTGACGAGCTGGCCGAGGCCTACGCCGGAGTCCTGGCCGAGCTCATAAAGGAGCTGCCGGTCGGGCTCGTTGAACTCCAGGAGCCCGTCCTGGCGGCCGAGCTCTCAAGGGCCACGAGGGAGAAGAGCGATTCCGTGTCCAGAGAAACCGCGAAGAGGCTTATAGAAGACCTCTCCCGCAGGAAGGAGCTGTGGGTGGTTACCTACTTCGGAACCCCGCGCGTTCTGCCGGAGGGTGTAATCGTAAACTTTGACCTCGTTGAGGGCTCGGTTCCGGAGAGGTTCCAGGGACGGCCCGCCCTTGGAATAGTGGACGCGAGGAAGACGAAGATGGAGCGGCGTGACAGGCTCGTGGACAAGCTCAAACCGTTCCTCAGGAGGTATCGGGAGCTTTACGTCACTCCGAACACGCTCCTCGACTTCCTCCCGGAGAGCGTCGCATGGAGGAAGCTGAAGCTCCTTGGAAAGCTCGGAGGTGAGTGAGGTGGAACTTCCAATCCTTCCCACAAGCGTCATAGGGAGCTATCCAAAACCGAGGTGGCTCCTCAGGATATACAGCCTCTACGAGCTCGGCAGGCTCCAGGAGGAGGACTTCAGGGAGGCGATAAGGGACGCGAGCGTTGCCGTACTGAGGGAGCACGAGAGGGCCGGTATAGACATCCCCTGGGACGGTGAGATGGGCAGAAGCGAGATGACCGAGCACTTTACGGCCAGGATATCGGGCTTCAAGTTCTACGGCCCGGTGAGGGTCTGGGGCAACGCCTACTTCAACAAGGCGGCGGCCGTCTCAAAGCTTGAGTACAGCGAGCCCCTTGTGCTCGACGAGTTCCGCTGGATTAAGGCCAACACCACGAGGGAAGTCGTCAAAGTCCCGATAACCGGCCCGTACACGATAGCCGAGTGGAGCTTCAACGAGTACTATTCGAGCAAGGAAGAGCTGGCCTTTGAGCTCGCGGGGATACTCAACAAGGAATTCAAGCTCCTTGAGAGGGAGGGGGCGAAGTTCATTCAGCTCGACGAACCCGCGATGCTCAACCACCCCGACGAGGTTCCGATAGCGGTTGAGGCTATCAACAGGGCCGTGAAGGGCGTTAACATGAAGTTTGGACTCCACGTCTGCTACTCCAACTACAACCTCCTCGCCGACTACTTCGATGAGATTAACGTCTCCCAGTTTGCCCTTGAGTTCGCCAACAGGGGCTTCCGCGACATGGAGTTCCTGAGGAAGCTCACCCACGGGGAGCTTGGTTTCGGTGTCGTTGACGTGCACAACCCGCGCGTTGAGAGTCCCGAAGAGGTCGCGAGGGCAATCAGAAAGGTCATGGGGTACGTCGAGCCTGAGCGGCTGTACGTAAACCCAGACTGCGGACTGAAGCTCCTCGACAGGAGGATAGCGTACCAGAAGCTCGTGAACATGGTCAGGGGCGTTGAGATAGTCAGGCGGGAGCTTAAGAGGGCTGGGAGGGAAACAATCCCCTTCAGGAGGTCCGCCTGATGCTCTGCTCCGGAAAGAGGCTCGTGGTCAAGTTCGGTGGGAGCTCGGTGGCGGGTCATTTTGACTCGGCGGTCTCCTTCGCCGCCCGCCTGTGGGATGCGGGAGAGGTGGCCGTGGTCGTCTCCGCTCTGAAATGGGTTACCGACGCCCTCATCAGGCTGGCAAAAACTGGGAAGGGCCTCGATGAGATAATCCAGAGGCACAGGGAATTCGCGAGGGCGCACGGCCTTGACCCCTCCATTTTTTCTCCCTTCTTCAGGGAGCTGAAGGAGGCCGTTAGGTCAAGGGGCTCGTTTCCCGGCGAGAGGGCCTTTCTCGACCACGTGCTATCATTCGGCGAGCTGCTCTCCGCGAGGGCCTTCGCAGAAGCCCTCTCCGCGAGGGGCGTGCCCGTTGTCATTTTCGCCCCGTGGGAGGTCATAGCTACGGACGGCAACTTCGGAAACGCCAGGGTCAGCCTGAGGGGGACCCTGTCCCGGAGCGCCCAGGTGAGGGAGGCCGTAGAGGAGGGGTTTGTGGCCGTGGTGCCGGGTTTCGTCGGTGGCTACCGCGGCTACAGGACTACCCTTGGGAGGAACGGAAGCGACTACACGGCCTCCGTCCTGGGGGAGGCGATAGGCGCGGACGCTGTTCTAATAATGGGCGATGTTGATGGAATCTACACCGCCGACCCCCGGAGGGTTCCCTTTGCCCGTCCAGTGCCGTTTGTCTCGAAGGAAAAGGTGAGGGTGGCCTCCGCCCTTGGAATGAGGGCACTGCACCCAGGCGCTACCGAGTTTGGAGTCCCCCTGCTTATCGGGAGAACCGAGGACTGGGTCTTCTCCACAATCGTGGGCACCTCCGACTCTGGGATGCCGATTATAACGTACACGGGAGATGACGGCCTTTTCAGGGTCTCGGTCGTTGGGGCGGATGCGGTTTACGGGTACAGCGGCGAGACCTTCGAGATTGACGGTGTAAGGGTCGTGTCCTTCTGGGTTGAGGGCCGCTCCCTTGGAGGCTTCCTGAACTCCCTCCACTGGAACCTGCTGGGTGCGAGGAGACCAGTGCCTCTGGAGGTGGTGTAATGCGCGTCCGCGTCCACGCGAGCATAGCGAACTTCGGGCCGGGGTTCGACGTGTTCGGCGTCGGTGTTGGGGCTCCCTATGACGAGCTCACCTTCAGGGAGTCCAACGAGTGGGAGGTGAGAGTTAATGGGTTCAGTGTCCCCTCAGATGGCAGAAACGTCGCGGTGGTCTCCGCGAAGGCCCTGGCTTCTCTCGTCGGGGAGGAGCTTGCGCTCAAACTGGAGCTCAGGAAGGGTGTACCTCCTGCCGGTGGCCTTGGAAGCTCCGGGGCCTCGTCCCTCGCGGGGGCCCTGGCGGCTGCCAGGACGCTGGGCGTCGAGGACGAGCGCCTTATCCTGAGGGCGGCAATGGAAGGCGAGAGGCACGCCGCGGGAAGCGCCCACGCCGACAACGTTGTTCCCGCCTACTACGGGGACTTCACGCTCATAACGTCAACCGCGCCCCTCCAAGTGATGAGGGTTCCCGTGGACTTCGACGTTGTCATCGTCCTCCCGCACCTCAAAATCCCCACCAGAAAGGCCAGAGAGGTTCTCCCGGGGAGCGTCCCGCTGGATACCGCCGTCAGGGCCATCTCACTCGCCAGCTCCCTCGTTCTGGCGCTTAGGGAGGGGGACCTTCCCGCCGTGGGCCGCCTCCTTGACGACCCGGTGGCGCTTCCGTACCGGAAGAGGCTCATGCCGTGGTACGACCGGGTTAGGGAAGCGGCCCTCGAAGCGGGGGCGTACGGGCTTTCGGTCTCGGGCTCAGGCCCCGCAGTGTTCGCGCTTGGGGAGGATCCGGAGGACATAGGTGAGGCCGTTGCGGGGGCTTTTGCGGAGATGGGTGTTGCTTCGGACGTCTACGTTACGAGGGCAGGTGTTGGAGCAGTGTGGTAGGTGATGCCCGTGAAGGTCGCCGTCCTTGGTGCGACGGGAATGGTTGGAAGAACGTTCGTGAGGCTCCTTGAAGGTCATCCCTGGTTCAGGGTCGAGAAACTCGTCGCGTCGGAGCGCTCTGCGGGGAGGCCCTACGGTGAGGTCGTTGAGGACTCCCCGGACGAGTTCAGGGGGCTCGAAATAGTCTCCCTTGGGGAGTTCCTTGAAGACCCCGGCGTTGACCTCGTCTTCAACGCCCTTCCCGCTTCCCTCTCGCGGGAGGTTGAAGAAAAGCTCGCGGAGGAAATCCCGGTCTTCACCAACGCGAGGGCACACCGCTACGACGAGGACGTGCCGATACTCGTCCCCGAGGTCAACCCCGACCACCTGGGGCTCGTTGAGGTTCAGCGCGAGAGGCGGGGCTGGGAGGGCTTCATAGTGACGAACCCAAACTGCTCCACCGCGGTTCTGACGGTCTCCCTCGCTCCACTTCGGGAGTTCGGGATACGAAGAGTCCACGTGGCCACGATGCA encodes the following:
- a CDS encoding methionine synthase — protein: MELPILPTSVIGSYPKPRWLLRIYSLYELGRLQEEDFREAIRDASVAVLREHERAGIDIPWDGEMGRSEMTEHFTARISGFKFYGPVRVWGNAYFNKAAAVSKLEYSEPLVLDEFRWIKANTTREVVKVPITGPYTIAEWSFNEYYSSKEELAFELAGILNKEFKLLEREGAKFIQLDEPAMLNHPDEVPIAVEAINRAVKGVNMKFGLHVCYSNYNLLADYFDEINVSQFALEFANRGFRDMEFLRKLTHGELGFGVVDVHNPRVESPEEVARAIRKVMGYVEPERLYVNPDCGLKLLDRRIAYQKLVNMVRGVEIVRRELKRAGRETIPFRRSA
- a CDS encoding aspartate kinase, with amino-acid sequence MLCSGKRLVVKFGGSSVAGHFDSAVSFAARLWDAGEVAVVVSALKWVTDALIRLAKTGKGLDEIIQRHREFARAHGLDPSIFSPFFRELKEAVRSRGSFPGERAFLDHVLSFGELLSARAFAEALSARGVPVVIFAPWEVIATDGNFGNARVSLRGTLSRSAQVREAVEEGFVAVVPGFVGGYRGYRTTLGRNGSDYTASVLGEAIGADAVLIMGDVDGIYTADPRRVPFARPVPFVSKEKVRVASALGMRALHPGATEFGVPLLIGRTEDWVFSTIVGTSDSGMPIITYTGDDGLFRVSVVGADAVYGYSGETFEIDGVRVVSFWVEGRSLGGFLNSLHWNLLGARRPVPLEVV
- a CDS encoding homoserine kinase codes for the protein MRVRVHASIANFGPGFDVFGVGVGAPYDELTFRESNEWEVRVNGFSVPSDGRNVAVVSAKALASLVGEELALKLELRKGVPPAGGLGSSGASSLAGALAAARTLGVEDERLILRAAMEGERHAAGSAHADNVVPAYYGDFTLITSTAPLQVMRVPVDFDVVIVLPHLKIPTRKAREVLPGSVPLDTAVRAISLASSLVLALREGDLPAVGRLLDDPVALPYRKRLMPWYDRVREAALEAGAYGLSVSGSGPAVFALGEDPEDIGEAVAGAFAEMGVASDVYVTRAGVGAVW
- the asd gene encoding aspartate-semialdehyde dehydrogenase, which gives rise to MKVAVLGATGMVGRTFVRLLEGHPWFRVEKLVASERSAGRPYGEVVEDSPDEFRGLEIVSLGEFLEDPGVDLVFNALPASLSREVEEKLAEEIPVFTNARAHRYDEDVPILVPEVNPDHLGLVEVQRERRGWEGFIVTNPNCSTAVLTVSLAPLREFGIRRVHVATMQAVSGAGFSGLPALAVHDNVIPFISGEEWKIENESRKILGRIKGGKIEPAPFEVSAIATRVPVLHGHTEAVFVELARGSVEDVREAFESFDPLGRLGLPSYEKPLIYTEVPQPRLHRDRGRGLTVAVGRLEKSGRVFKYVVTGHNLVRGAAGGSLLNAELAVKLGYI